The Pyxidicoccus sp. MSG2 DNA segment CCGGACGAGCCCACGCAGCGCGAGCGCCGGGCGGACGGCTCGTTCCAGCCAGTGCCCGTGCCAGTGGTGATGCCGGCGGGCCGGGGCAACGACGCGGTGGCCGCCGGCCCCGGTCTGTTCATGCGCTTCTAGCGGCTGGTCCACCAGGCCTTGAAGGCCTTCCAGGAAATCTTCCCGGTGCGCTCGGTGTCGACGCTGTCGACGGCGATTTCCAGCTCCTCGTCGTTGACGGGCTGCCCGAGCGCCTCCAGCAGCCGAGCGAATCCGGCGCGGTCGATGGAGCCGGTGCGGCTGCGGTCATAGCGCTGGAAGATGTCGAGCAGCTCGTTGCCGGAGCTGGTCAGCTCGTCCACCGCCGCGTGCTCGGGCGCGAGCGGCTGGATGCCGGCGGACGAGGTCTCCACCTGCTCCACGAAGGGAGAGCCCGTGGCCGGCCGT contains these protein-coding regions:
- a CDS encoding EF-hand domain-containing protein, which gives rise to METSSAGIQPLAPEHAAVDELTSSGNELLDIFQRYDRSRTGSIDRAGFARLLEALGQPVNDEELEIAVDSVDTERTGKISWKAFKAWWTSR